In the Gorilla gorilla gorilla isolate KB3781 chromosome 10, NHGRI_mGorGor1-v2.1_pri, whole genome shotgun sequence genome, one interval contains:
- the B4GALNT1 gene encoding beta-1,4 N-acetylgalactosaminyltransferase 1 isoform X1 has protein sequence MQERARRKEAGRPWGLGSEGRGTGKTAAGSANPSAMCGVESALGSRQEPLRTRGPRAPSLALPSSLPFSLPTLPPPRMWLGRRALCALVLLLACASLGLLYASTRDAPGLRVPLAPWAPPRSPRRPELPDLAPEPRYAHIPVRIKEQVVGLLAWNNCSCESSVGGLPLPFQKQVRAIDLTKAFDPAELRAASATREQEFQAFLSRSQSPADQLLIAPANSPLQYPLQGVEVQPLRSILVPGLSLQAASGQEVYQVNLTASLGTWDVAGEVTGVTLTGEGQADLTLVSPGLDQLNRQLQLVTYSSRSYQTNTADTVRFSTEGHEAAFTIRIRHPPNPRLYPPGSLPQGAQYNISALVTIATKTFLRYDRLRALITSIRRFYPTVTVVIADDSDKPERVSGPYVEHYLMPFGKLLAFRKHSKVWRRIQAEKGRGRERKVAEGRVLFLQPPQPHTPFCQGWFAGRNLAVSQVTTKYVLWVDDDFVFTARTRLERLVDVLERTPLDLARLEATSLSLQVGGAVREISGFATTYRQLLSVEPGAPGLGNCLRQRRGFHHELVGFPGCVVTDGVVNFFLARTDKVREVGFDPRLSRVAHLEFFLDGLGSLRVGSCSDVVVDHASKLKLPWTSRDAGAETYARYRYPGSLDESQMAKHRLLFFKHRLQCMTSQ, from the exons ATGCAGGAGAGGGCGAGAAGAAAGGAGGCCGGGAGACCCTGGGGCCTGGGAAGTGAGGGGAGGGGTACCGGGAAAACCGCGGCTGGCAGTGCAAACCCTAGCGCGATGTGTGGAGTGGAGAGCGCTCTTGGGAGCCGGCAGGAGCCTCTGAGGACGCGGGGGCCAAGGGCCCCATCCCttgccctcccttcttccctccctttctcactCCCCACCCTACCCCCACCTAGGATGTGGCTGGGCCGCCGGGCCCTGTGCGCTCTGGTCCTTCTGCTCGCCTGCGCCTCGCTGGGGCTCCTGTACGCGAGCACCCGGGACGCGCCCGGCCTCCGGGTACCTCTTGCGCCGTGGGCGCCCCCGCGAAGCCCCCGCAGGCCCGAGCTGCCAGATCTTGCTCCTGAGCCCCGCTACGCACACATCCCGGTCAGGATCAAGGAGCAAGTAGTGGG GCTGCTGGCTTGGAACAACTGCAGTTGTGAGTCCAGTGTGGGgggcctccccctccccttccagaAACAAGTCCGAGCTATTGACCTCACCAAGGCCTTTGACCCTGCAGAGCTGAGGGCTGCCTCTGCCACAAGAGAGCAGGAGTTCCAGGCCTTTCTGTCGAG GAGCCAGTCCCCAGCTGACCAGCTGCTCATAGCCCCTGCCAACTCCCCGCTCCAGTACCCCCTACAGGGTGTGGAAGTTCAGCCCCTCAGGAGCATCTTGGTGCCAG GGCTGAGCCTTCAGGCAGCTTCTGGTCAGGAGGTATACCAG GTGAACCTGACTGCCTCCCTAGGCACCTGGGACGTGGCAGGGGAAGTGACTGGAGTTACTCTCACTGGAGAGGGTCAGGCAGATCTCACCCTTGTCAGCCCAGGGCTGGACCAACTCAACAGGCAACTACAACTGGTCACTTACAGCAGCCGAAGCTACCAGACCAACACAGCAGACACAG TCCGGTTCTCCACCGAGGGACATGAGGCTGCTTTCACTATCCGCATAAGACACCCGCCCAACCCTCGGCTGTACCCACCTGGGTCTCTGCCGCAGGGAG CCCAGTACAACATCAGCGCTCTAGTCACGATTGCCACCAAGACCTTCCTCCGTTATGATCGGCTACGGGCTCTCATCACCAGTATCCGCCGCTTCTACCCAACGGTTACCGTGGTCATCGCTGACGACAGCGACAAGCCAGAGCGCGTTAGTGGCCCCTACGTGGAACACTATCTCATGCCCTTCGGCAAG CTCCTGGCCTTTCGAAAGCACTCAAAAGTCTGGAGAAGAATACAAGCTGAGAAGGGTcgggggagagaaagaaaggtggCAGAGGGCCGTGTCCTATTTCTGCAGCCTCCCCAACCACACACACCTTTCTGTCAGGGCTGGTTCGCAGGCCGGAACCTGGCCGTGTCCCAAGTAACCACCAAGTACGTGCTGTGGGTGGACGACGACTTCGTCTTCACGGCGCGGACGCGGCTGGAGAGGCTTGTGGACGTGCTGGAGCGGACGCCGCTGGACCTG GCCCGCCTGGAggcaacctccctctccctgcAGGTGGGGGGCGCGGTGCGCGAGATCTCCGGCTTTGCCACCACTTACCGGCAGCTGCTGAGCGTGGAGCCCGGCGCCCCAGGCCTCGGGAACTGCCTCCGGCAAAGGCGCGGCTTCCACCACGAGCTCGTCGGCTTCCCAGGCTGCGTGGTTACGGACGGCGTGGTTAACTTCTTCCTGGCGCGGACTGACAAGGTGCGCGAGGTCGGTTTCGACCCCCGCCTCAGCCGAGTGGCTCATCTGG aaTTCTTCTTGGATGGGCTTGGTTCCCTTCGGGTTGGCTCCTGCTCCGACGTCGTGGTGGATCATGCATCCAAATTGAAGCTGCCTTGGACATCAAGAGATGCCGGGGCAGAGACTTATGCCCGGTACCGTTACCCAGGATCACTGGACGAGAGCCAGATGGCCAAACACCGGCTGCTCTTCTTCAAACACCGGCTGCAGTGCATGACCTCCCAGTGA
- the B4GALNT1 gene encoding beta-1,4 N-acetylgalactosaminyltransferase 1 isoform X7, with protein MQERARRKEAGRPWGLGSEGRGTGKTAAGSANPSAMCGVESALGSRQEPLRTRGPRAPSLALPSSLPFSLPTLPPPRMWLGRRALCALVLLLACASLGLLYASTRDAPGLRVPLAPWAPPRSPRRPELPDLAPEPRYAHIPVRIKEQVVGLLAWNNCSCESSVGGLPLPFQKQVRAIDLTKAFDPAELRAASATREQEFQAFLSRSQSPADQLLIAPANSPLQYPLQGVEVQPLRSILVPGLSLQAASGQEVYQVNLTASLGTWDVAGEVTGVTLTGEGQADLTLVSPGLDQLNRQLQLVTYSSRSYQTNTADTAQYNISALVTIATKTFLRYDRLRALITSIRRFYPTVTVVIADDSDKPERVSGPYVEHYLMPFGKGWFAGRNLAVSQVTTKYVLWVDDDFVFTARTRLERLVDVLERTPLDLVGGAVREISGFATTYRQLLSVEPGAPGLGNCLRQRRGFHHELVGFPGCVVTDGVVNFFLARTDKVREVGFDPRLSRVAHLEFFLDGLGSLRVGSCSDVVVDHASKLKLPWTSRDAGAETYARYRYPGSLDESQMAKHRLLFFKHRLQCMTSQ; from the exons ATGCAGGAGAGGGCGAGAAGAAAGGAGGCCGGGAGACCCTGGGGCCTGGGAAGTGAGGGGAGGGGTACCGGGAAAACCGCGGCTGGCAGTGCAAACCCTAGCGCGATGTGTGGAGTGGAGAGCGCTCTTGGGAGCCGGCAGGAGCCTCTGAGGACGCGGGGGCCAAGGGCCCCATCCCttgccctcccttcttccctccctttctcactCCCCACCCTACCCCCACCTAGGATGTGGCTGGGCCGCCGGGCCCTGTGCGCTCTGGTCCTTCTGCTCGCCTGCGCCTCGCTGGGGCTCCTGTACGCGAGCACCCGGGACGCGCCCGGCCTCCGGGTACCTCTTGCGCCGTGGGCGCCCCCGCGAAGCCCCCGCAGGCCCGAGCTGCCAGATCTTGCTCCTGAGCCCCGCTACGCACACATCCCGGTCAGGATCAAGGAGCAAGTAGTGGG GCTGCTGGCTTGGAACAACTGCAGTTGTGAGTCCAGTGTGGGgggcctccccctccccttccagaAACAAGTCCGAGCTATTGACCTCACCAAGGCCTTTGACCCTGCAGAGCTGAGGGCTGCCTCTGCCACAAGAGAGCAGGAGTTCCAGGCCTTTCTGTCGAG GAGCCAGTCCCCAGCTGACCAGCTGCTCATAGCCCCTGCCAACTCCCCGCTCCAGTACCCCCTACAGGGTGTGGAAGTTCAGCCCCTCAGGAGCATCTTGGTGCCAG GGCTGAGCCTTCAGGCAGCTTCTGGTCAGGAGGTATACCAG GTGAACCTGACTGCCTCCCTAGGCACCTGGGACGTGGCAGGGGAAGTGACTGGAGTTACTCTCACTGGAGAGGGTCAGGCAGATCTCACCCTTGTCAGCCCAGGGCTGGACCAACTCAACAGGCAACTACAACTGGTCACTTACAGCAGCCGAAGCTACCAGACCAACACAGCAGACACAG CCCAGTACAACATCAGCGCTCTAGTCACGATTGCCACCAAGACCTTCCTCCGTTATGATCGGCTACGGGCTCTCATCACCAGTATCCGCCGCTTCTACCCAACGGTTACCGTGGTCATCGCTGACGACAGCGACAAGCCAGAGCGCGTTAGTGGCCCCTACGTGGAACACTATCTCATGCCCTTCGGCAAG GGCTGGTTCGCAGGCCGGAACCTGGCCGTGTCCCAAGTAACCACCAAGTACGTGCTGTGGGTGGACGACGACTTCGTCTTCACGGCGCGGACGCGGCTGGAGAGGCTTGTGGACGTGCTGGAGCGGACGCCGCTGGACCTG GTGGGGGGCGCGGTGCGCGAGATCTCCGGCTTTGCCACCACTTACCGGCAGCTGCTGAGCGTGGAGCCCGGCGCCCCAGGCCTCGGGAACTGCCTCCGGCAAAGGCGCGGCTTCCACCACGAGCTCGTCGGCTTCCCAGGCTGCGTGGTTACGGACGGCGTGGTTAACTTCTTCCTGGCGCGGACTGACAAGGTGCGCGAGGTCGGTTTCGACCCCCGCCTCAGCCGAGTGGCTCATCTGG aaTTCTTCTTGGATGGGCTTGGTTCCCTTCGGGTTGGCTCCTGCTCCGACGTCGTGGTGGATCATGCATCCAAATTGAAGCTGCCTTGGACATCAAGAGATGCCGGGGCAGAGACTTATGCCCGGTACCGTTACCCAGGATCACTGGACGAGAGCCAGATGGCCAAACACCGGCTGCTCTTCTTCAAACACCGGCTGCAGTGCATGACCTCCCAGTGA
- the B4GALNT1 gene encoding beta-1,4 N-acetylgalactosaminyltransferase 1 isoform X2, translating to MQERARRKEAGRPWGLGSEGRGTGKTAAGSANPSAMCGVESALGSRQEPLRTRGPRAPSLALPSSLPFSLPTLPPPRMWLGRRALCALVLLLACASLGLLYASTRDAPGLRVPLAPWAPPRSPRRPELPDLAPEPRYAHIPVRIKEQVVGLLAWNNCSCESSVGGLPLPFQKQVRAIDLTKAFDPAELRAASATREQEFQAFLSRSQSPADQLLIAPANSPLQYPLQGVEVQPLRSILVPGLSLQAASGQEVYQVNLTASLGTWDVAGEVTGVTLTGEGQADLTLVSPGLDQLNRQLQLVTYSSRSYQTNTADTVRFSTEGHEAAFTIRIRHPPNPRLYPPGSLPQGAQYNISALVTIATKTFLRYDRLRALITSIRRFYPTVTVVIADDSDKPERVSGPYVEHYLMPFGKLLAFRKHSKVWRRIQAEKGRGRERKVAEGRVLFLQPPQPHTPFCQGWFAGRNLAVSQVTTKYVLWVDDDFVFTARTRLERLVDVLERTPLDLVGGAVREISGFATTYRQLLSVEPGAPGLGNCLRQRRGFHHELVGFPGCVVTDGVVNFFLARTDKVREVGFDPRLSRVAHLEFFLDGLGSLRVGSCSDVVVDHASKLKLPWTSRDAGAETYARYRYPGSLDESQMAKHRLLFFKHRLQCMTSQ from the exons ATGCAGGAGAGGGCGAGAAGAAAGGAGGCCGGGAGACCCTGGGGCCTGGGAAGTGAGGGGAGGGGTACCGGGAAAACCGCGGCTGGCAGTGCAAACCCTAGCGCGATGTGTGGAGTGGAGAGCGCTCTTGGGAGCCGGCAGGAGCCTCTGAGGACGCGGGGGCCAAGGGCCCCATCCCttgccctcccttcttccctccctttctcactCCCCACCCTACCCCCACCTAGGATGTGGCTGGGCCGCCGGGCCCTGTGCGCTCTGGTCCTTCTGCTCGCCTGCGCCTCGCTGGGGCTCCTGTACGCGAGCACCCGGGACGCGCCCGGCCTCCGGGTACCTCTTGCGCCGTGGGCGCCCCCGCGAAGCCCCCGCAGGCCCGAGCTGCCAGATCTTGCTCCTGAGCCCCGCTACGCACACATCCCGGTCAGGATCAAGGAGCAAGTAGTGGG GCTGCTGGCTTGGAACAACTGCAGTTGTGAGTCCAGTGTGGGgggcctccccctccccttccagaAACAAGTCCGAGCTATTGACCTCACCAAGGCCTTTGACCCTGCAGAGCTGAGGGCTGCCTCTGCCACAAGAGAGCAGGAGTTCCAGGCCTTTCTGTCGAG GAGCCAGTCCCCAGCTGACCAGCTGCTCATAGCCCCTGCCAACTCCCCGCTCCAGTACCCCCTACAGGGTGTGGAAGTTCAGCCCCTCAGGAGCATCTTGGTGCCAG GGCTGAGCCTTCAGGCAGCTTCTGGTCAGGAGGTATACCAG GTGAACCTGACTGCCTCCCTAGGCACCTGGGACGTGGCAGGGGAAGTGACTGGAGTTACTCTCACTGGAGAGGGTCAGGCAGATCTCACCCTTGTCAGCCCAGGGCTGGACCAACTCAACAGGCAACTACAACTGGTCACTTACAGCAGCCGAAGCTACCAGACCAACACAGCAGACACAG TCCGGTTCTCCACCGAGGGACATGAGGCTGCTTTCACTATCCGCATAAGACACCCGCCCAACCCTCGGCTGTACCCACCTGGGTCTCTGCCGCAGGGAG CCCAGTACAACATCAGCGCTCTAGTCACGATTGCCACCAAGACCTTCCTCCGTTATGATCGGCTACGGGCTCTCATCACCAGTATCCGCCGCTTCTACCCAACGGTTACCGTGGTCATCGCTGACGACAGCGACAAGCCAGAGCGCGTTAGTGGCCCCTACGTGGAACACTATCTCATGCCCTTCGGCAAG CTCCTGGCCTTTCGAAAGCACTCAAAAGTCTGGAGAAGAATACAAGCTGAGAAGGGTcgggggagagaaagaaaggtggCAGAGGGCCGTGTCCTATTTCTGCAGCCTCCCCAACCACACACACCTTTCTGTCAGGGCTGGTTCGCAGGCCGGAACCTGGCCGTGTCCCAAGTAACCACCAAGTACGTGCTGTGGGTGGACGACGACTTCGTCTTCACGGCGCGGACGCGGCTGGAGAGGCTTGTGGACGTGCTGGAGCGGACGCCGCTGGACCTG GTGGGGGGCGCGGTGCGCGAGATCTCCGGCTTTGCCACCACTTACCGGCAGCTGCTGAGCGTGGAGCCCGGCGCCCCAGGCCTCGGGAACTGCCTCCGGCAAAGGCGCGGCTTCCACCACGAGCTCGTCGGCTTCCCAGGCTGCGTGGTTACGGACGGCGTGGTTAACTTCTTCCTGGCGCGGACTGACAAGGTGCGCGAGGTCGGTTTCGACCCCCGCCTCAGCCGAGTGGCTCATCTGG aaTTCTTCTTGGATGGGCTTGGTTCCCTTCGGGTTGGCTCCTGCTCCGACGTCGTGGTGGATCATGCATCCAAATTGAAGCTGCCTTGGACATCAAGAGATGCCGGGGCAGAGACTTATGCCCGGTACCGTTACCCAGGATCACTGGACGAGAGCCAGATGGCCAAACACCGGCTGCTCTTCTTCAAACACCGGCTGCAGTGCATGACCTCCCAGTGA
- the B4GALNT1 gene encoding beta-1,4 N-acetylgalactosaminyltransferase 1 isoform X3, which translates to MQERARRKEAGRPWGLGSEGRGTGKTAAGSANPSAMCGVESALGSRQEPLRTRGPRAPSLALPSSLPFSLPTLPPPRMWLGRRALCALVLLLACASLGLLYASTRDAPGLRVPLAPWAPPRSPRRPELPDLAPEPRYAHIPVRIKEQVVGLLAWNNCSCESSVGGLPLPFQKQVRAIDLTKAFDPAELRAASATREQEFQAFLSRSQSPADQLLIAPANSPLQYPLQGVEVQPLRSILVPGLSLQAASGQEVYQVNLTASLGTWDVAGEVTGVTLTGEGQADLTLVSPGLDQLNRQLQLVTYSSRSYQTNTADTAQYNISALVTIATKTFLRYDRLRALITSIRRFYPTVTVVIADDSDKPERVSGPYVEHYLMPFGKLLAFRKHSKVWRRIQAEKGRGRERKVAEGRVLFLQPPQPHTPFCQGWFAGRNLAVSQVTTKYVLWVDDDFVFTARTRLERLVDVLERTPLDLVGGAVREISGFATTYRQLLSVEPGAPGLGNCLRQRRGFHHELVGFPGCVVTDGVVNFFLARTDKVREVGFDPRLSRVAHLEFFLDGLGSLRVGSCSDVVVDHASKLKLPWTSRDAGAETYARYRYPGSLDESQMAKHRLLFFKHRLQCMTSQ; encoded by the exons ATGCAGGAGAGGGCGAGAAGAAAGGAGGCCGGGAGACCCTGGGGCCTGGGAAGTGAGGGGAGGGGTACCGGGAAAACCGCGGCTGGCAGTGCAAACCCTAGCGCGATGTGTGGAGTGGAGAGCGCTCTTGGGAGCCGGCAGGAGCCTCTGAGGACGCGGGGGCCAAGGGCCCCATCCCttgccctcccttcttccctccctttctcactCCCCACCCTACCCCCACCTAGGATGTGGCTGGGCCGCCGGGCCCTGTGCGCTCTGGTCCTTCTGCTCGCCTGCGCCTCGCTGGGGCTCCTGTACGCGAGCACCCGGGACGCGCCCGGCCTCCGGGTACCTCTTGCGCCGTGGGCGCCCCCGCGAAGCCCCCGCAGGCCCGAGCTGCCAGATCTTGCTCCTGAGCCCCGCTACGCACACATCCCGGTCAGGATCAAGGAGCAAGTAGTGGG GCTGCTGGCTTGGAACAACTGCAGTTGTGAGTCCAGTGTGGGgggcctccccctccccttccagaAACAAGTCCGAGCTATTGACCTCACCAAGGCCTTTGACCCTGCAGAGCTGAGGGCTGCCTCTGCCACAAGAGAGCAGGAGTTCCAGGCCTTTCTGTCGAG GAGCCAGTCCCCAGCTGACCAGCTGCTCATAGCCCCTGCCAACTCCCCGCTCCAGTACCCCCTACAGGGTGTGGAAGTTCAGCCCCTCAGGAGCATCTTGGTGCCAG GGCTGAGCCTTCAGGCAGCTTCTGGTCAGGAGGTATACCAG GTGAACCTGACTGCCTCCCTAGGCACCTGGGACGTGGCAGGGGAAGTGACTGGAGTTACTCTCACTGGAGAGGGTCAGGCAGATCTCACCCTTGTCAGCCCAGGGCTGGACCAACTCAACAGGCAACTACAACTGGTCACTTACAGCAGCCGAAGCTACCAGACCAACACAGCAGACACAG CCCAGTACAACATCAGCGCTCTAGTCACGATTGCCACCAAGACCTTCCTCCGTTATGATCGGCTACGGGCTCTCATCACCAGTATCCGCCGCTTCTACCCAACGGTTACCGTGGTCATCGCTGACGACAGCGACAAGCCAGAGCGCGTTAGTGGCCCCTACGTGGAACACTATCTCATGCCCTTCGGCAAG CTCCTGGCCTTTCGAAAGCACTCAAAAGTCTGGAGAAGAATACAAGCTGAGAAGGGTcgggggagagaaagaaaggtggCAGAGGGCCGTGTCCTATTTCTGCAGCCTCCCCAACCACACACACCTTTCTGTCAGGGCTGGTTCGCAGGCCGGAACCTGGCCGTGTCCCAAGTAACCACCAAGTACGTGCTGTGGGTGGACGACGACTTCGTCTTCACGGCGCGGACGCGGCTGGAGAGGCTTGTGGACGTGCTGGAGCGGACGCCGCTGGACCTG GTGGGGGGCGCGGTGCGCGAGATCTCCGGCTTTGCCACCACTTACCGGCAGCTGCTGAGCGTGGAGCCCGGCGCCCCAGGCCTCGGGAACTGCCTCCGGCAAAGGCGCGGCTTCCACCACGAGCTCGTCGGCTTCCCAGGCTGCGTGGTTACGGACGGCGTGGTTAACTTCTTCCTGGCGCGGACTGACAAGGTGCGCGAGGTCGGTTTCGACCCCCGCCTCAGCCGAGTGGCTCATCTGG aaTTCTTCTTGGATGGGCTTGGTTCCCTTCGGGTTGGCTCCTGCTCCGACGTCGTGGTGGATCATGCATCCAAATTGAAGCTGCCTTGGACATCAAGAGATGCCGGGGCAGAGACTTATGCCCGGTACCGTTACCCAGGATCACTGGACGAGAGCCAGATGGCCAAACACCGGCTGCTCTTCTTCAAACACCGGCTGCAGTGCATGACCTCCCAGTGA
- the B4GALNT1 gene encoding beta-1,4 N-acetylgalactosaminyltransferase 1 isoform X4 has product MQERARRKEAGRPWGLGSEGRGTGKTAAGSANPSAMCGVESALGSRQEPLRTRGPRAPSLALPSSLPFSLPTLPPPRMWLGRRALCALVLLLACASLGLLYASTRDAPGLRVPLAPWAPPRSPRRPELPDLAPEPRYAHIPVRIKEQVVGLLAWNNCSCESSVGGLPLPFQKQVRAIDLTKAFDPAELRAASATREQEFQAFLSRSQSPADQLLIAPANSPLQYPLQGVEVQPLRSILVPGLSLQAASGQEVYQVNLTASLGTWDVAGEVTGVTLTGEGQADLTLVSPGLDQLNRQLQLVTYSSRSYQTNTADTVRFSTEGHEAAFTIRIRHPPNPRLYPPGSLPQGAQYNISALVTIATKTFLRYDRLRALITSIRRFYPTVTVVIADDSDKPERVSGPYVEHYLMPFGKGWFAGRNLAVSQVTTKYVLWVDDDFVFTARTRLERLVDVLERTPLDLARLEATSLSLQVGGAVREISGFATTYRQLLSVEPGAPGLGNCLRQRRGFHHELVGFPGCVVTDGVVNFFLARTDKVREVGFDPRLSRVAHLEFFLDGLGSLRVGSCSDVVVDHASKLKLPWTSRDAGAETYARYRYPGSLDESQMAKHRLLFFKHRLQCMTSQ; this is encoded by the exons ATGCAGGAGAGGGCGAGAAGAAAGGAGGCCGGGAGACCCTGGGGCCTGGGAAGTGAGGGGAGGGGTACCGGGAAAACCGCGGCTGGCAGTGCAAACCCTAGCGCGATGTGTGGAGTGGAGAGCGCTCTTGGGAGCCGGCAGGAGCCTCTGAGGACGCGGGGGCCAAGGGCCCCATCCCttgccctcccttcttccctccctttctcactCCCCACCCTACCCCCACCTAGGATGTGGCTGGGCCGCCGGGCCCTGTGCGCTCTGGTCCTTCTGCTCGCCTGCGCCTCGCTGGGGCTCCTGTACGCGAGCACCCGGGACGCGCCCGGCCTCCGGGTACCTCTTGCGCCGTGGGCGCCCCCGCGAAGCCCCCGCAGGCCCGAGCTGCCAGATCTTGCTCCTGAGCCCCGCTACGCACACATCCCGGTCAGGATCAAGGAGCAAGTAGTGGG GCTGCTGGCTTGGAACAACTGCAGTTGTGAGTCCAGTGTGGGgggcctccccctccccttccagaAACAAGTCCGAGCTATTGACCTCACCAAGGCCTTTGACCCTGCAGAGCTGAGGGCTGCCTCTGCCACAAGAGAGCAGGAGTTCCAGGCCTTTCTGTCGAG GAGCCAGTCCCCAGCTGACCAGCTGCTCATAGCCCCTGCCAACTCCCCGCTCCAGTACCCCCTACAGGGTGTGGAAGTTCAGCCCCTCAGGAGCATCTTGGTGCCAG GGCTGAGCCTTCAGGCAGCTTCTGGTCAGGAGGTATACCAG GTGAACCTGACTGCCTCCCTAGGCACCTGGGACGTGGCAGGGGAAGTGACTGGAGTTACTCTCACTGGAGAGGGTCAGGCAGATCTCACCCTTGTCAGCCCAGGGCTGGACCAACTCAACAGGCAACTACAACTGGTCACTTACAGCAGCCGAAGCTACCAGACCAACACAGCAGACACAG TCCGGTTCTCCACCGAGGGACATGAGGCTGCTTTCACTATCCGCATAAGACACCCGCCCAACCCTCGGCTGTACCCACCTGGGTCTCTGCCGCAGGGAG CCCAGTACAACATCAGCGCTCTAGTCACGATTGCCACCAAGACCTTCCTCCGTTATGATCGGCTACGGGCTCTCATCACCAGTATCCGCCGCTTCTACCCAACGGTTACCGTGGTCATCGCTGACGACAGCGACAAGCCAGAGCGCGTTAGTGGCCCCTACGTGGAACACTATCTCATGCCCTTCGGCAAG GGCTGGTTCGCAGGCCGGAACCTGGCCGTGTCCCAAGTAACCACCAAGTACGTGCTGTGGGTGGACGACGACTTCGTCTTCACGGCGCGGACGCGGCTGGAGAGGCTTGTGGACGTGCTGGAGCGGACGCCGCTGGACCTG GCCCGCCTGGAggcaacctccctctccctgcAGGTGGGGGGCGCGGTGCGCGAGATCTCCGGCTTTGCCACCACTTACCGGCAGCTGCTGAGCGTGGAGCCCGGCGCCCCAGGCCTCGGGAACTGCCTCCGGCAAAGGCGCGGCTTCCACCACGAGCTCGTCGGCTTCCCAGGCTGCGTGGTTACGGACGGCGTGGTTAACTTCTTCCTGGCGCGGACTGACAAGGTGCGCGAGGTCGGTTTCGACCCCCGCCTCAGCCGAGTGGCTCATCTGG aaTTCTTCTTGGATGGGCTTGGTTCCCTTCGGGTTGGCTCCTGCTCCGACGTCGTGGTGGATCATGCATCCAAATTGAAGCTGCCTTGGACATCAAGAGATGCCGGGGCAGAGACTTATGCCCGGTACCGTTACCCAGGATCACTGGACGAGAGCCAGATGGCCAAACACCGGCTGCTCTTCTTCAAACACCGGCTGCAGTGCATGACCTCCCAGTGA